GTAGATTTTGGTTGTTCACATTAATGTGAGTACCGGCGGGTTCTGCTCGGGTGTTCTGTTGCGGTACTGGGTGTGGCTCTAGTTGAACACCTGGGTCAGATTTAAGATTGTAgtcgttgttgttgtcggGGATATTCACATTAATTGGTGCCTTTGGTTTAGGAGTATTATTCGTTACTTTCTTTTCCGATAAGATAATAATCTCATCGTCACTATCGTCGCTATCAATATTTATActattttccaatttgaatccATGACCAGCTTTGTTAGGAGAAACCTTTTTAGTGGTAAAGAGGAtatcatcgtcatcgtcaGAAGATAGTTCAATTACTTCAAATTTCCGTACCCCATTATCTACGTTATTTGTATGACCATTTGAAAACGACATATTGGGACTAGCTCCATTAGATAGTTCTAATTTGAAATGTGAACTACCTGTGGAGTTGAGTGAATCAAGTCTTTGTCTTTTGGCTGGATTAGTTGATCGATATTCCATTTGTGTTGACATGTTTGTGTATACTAATGAGGAAAGCTTTAAGCACTAATGATTGGGCAATAAAGTAAAATGATCCTCAGCTCTAAAAGGATGTAGTGGTGGTTATTTTCTTTATATAAACGTGGGAAAGGGGGTATAGATAACTGTGAGTTTTGGGTATTGGATAATAGTCCGTATAGTTCTTATTGCCTTTTGATCAGATGGctctctttctttgttatcatttgttttgattttgaatttccGTCTATCAAATTAACGCATTACATATCAATGAGTATTATGACAAACAAGTATATAGTCTTCTTTCCTAAACATGTATATAGTCTTCTTTACTAAACAAGTTCATTCCTAGTATTCTATATTACTAATCAGTATATCACTAGCCGTCTTCTATTCTAGCCCACCCCCTAAATATACTTTTTTTACAAGTGATCTCCGTTTTCTTCCAATATCTTATCTAAACAAATGGTTAATTCATGTTGTAATCTTGGAtgattttcatcaaaagcTAAACCTCTTTGATAATCAGCTCTAGCTAATTCGTAATTACCCAAAAAATAATTAGCAACACCTCTTCTTAAGAAATTATCAGGAGCATTCATTTGCATATTCAAAAgtaaatcaacatcattatAAGCCTGTAAGTAttgctttgttttcaaataagCATCACATCTACTCATTAGGAATTTTGAAAGCTCTTGTATCGTACCAGCAAAACTTTCCAATTTGGGTCTTCTTTGAATCATTTCTATACCAACTGAAAATTGACGTACACTATCTTCAAATTTACccattttgaatgattgaACACCACCATCGTATAGTTTCTTAATCATTTTGGATAAatctttattgaaattttcttgGGTGGGAACTGGAGGTACATCACTACCTTGATTTATTAGTTCCTGAATGATTACATTGAGTTGGTCTATTTCTAACTTCAAAGCAGAAGACGTAGAAGTTGATTCTGGATCAAGCGTTAGTTTTTTAGCTTTTGATTCATATAAAACGCCCTCCATCGTAGATCAGTAAACGATGTAAATATGAATTTATACAAGTACCTTGTCCCGTCTGTAAACTTgtaacaaacaacaaacactTCGCCAAATGGCCAAAATAATTTTTATCTTTCATTTGTACACGACCAAAAAAGACCAGCAACAACCATTatagttgcaaaaagatTACTATTATCATTATACAgcatacatatatatatcagTCATATTTGAGTAATGTTCTTATAACTATAGTTAATATTGGCTATGTAACTATTGGCTCCTTTGGTCCTTTGGTGTTTTGGTCCTTTGGTGCTTTGGTCATAAGCTGGTTTTAGTTGACAAAGTTACACTCAAGACAAACATAATGCCTATGCACACCATTCACAACCACTGACAAAATACTGATCACATTCAAGTCAAATAAGCTCACAACGTATTTAGTTCAACTGATATtaagttgattgattttgagtCGCAATGTCGTGGCTttatctttcaaaagaaaagtgtcgcaaatttaattttttgcaatcgTTTTTATTCATTCGTTTTAATTCCTATCTTTCTTACgccttttcttttttgttattaGGAGGAGCTCCTTATACTTAAATGAGCTCGCCTCCTTTACATGTTATTAACCGCTGTAACAACAGGTTTTATTCATATCCAAATTATATTACAACCAAAGCCGATATTAATGAGAATGCATATGCAATAAATGCACTTGAAAGTTTACATAGTTTTGCTGACAACAAACATAATCAAAATGAAGCCAAAGACAAGTGTCCAAAGAATATTGAAGATACCAAAACTCAGCAGAGACCATCCTCATTCTACCCCTTACAAGAAGTTGCAAACAAACCAATGAATCTGACCTCGCCATCAAAAATATCACGGTTTTCAAGATTCATCCACAAGTTTCATTTAAGAACATCTAAAACTACAagtcaaaacaaaaaatacAATACGGTAACAGGAATTAGTATTGCACCTACTACTAGTGGTCATTCAACATTATGGAAAAGGAGATTTTCTAGACATCATACTTCTATGTTTAACCCTAGGGAGGAAAAACTGCTTTCTTTACATTTGCCTACTGAAAATCTAACTGATTCTAAGCTTAGTGATATATTTTCACCTCCAGTT
The Candida orthopsilosis Co 90-125, chromosome 5 draft sequence genome window above contains:
- a CDS encoding Sec72 ER protein-translocation complex component → MEGVLYESKAKKLTLDPESTSTSSALKLEIDQLNVIIQELINQGSDVPPVPTQENFNKDLSKMIKKLYDGGVQSFKMGKFEDSVRQFSVGIEMIQRRPKLESFAGTIQELSKFLMSRCDAYLKTKQYLQAYNDVDLLLNMQMNAPDNFLRRGVANYFLGNYELARADYQRGLAFDENHPRLQHELTICLDKILEENGDHL
- a CDS encoding adhesin-like protein translates to MSSPPLHVINRCNNRFYSYPNYITTKADINENAYAINALESLHSFADNKHNQNEAKDKCPKNIEDTKTQQRPSSFYPLQEVANKPMNSTSPSKISRFSRFIHKFHLRTSKTTSQNKKYNTVTGISIAPTTSGHSTLWKRRFSRHHTSMFNPREEKSLSLHLPTENLTDSKLSDIFSPPVYEPMKTIDSLKDQLNINEEVSTNYPSKSFDFDFLYNDSFFTTAVRKPISYDNSQITDETIVI